One window from the genome of Rhizoctonia solani chromosome 15, complete sequence encodes:
- a CDS encoding glycoside hydrolase family 38 protein, with protein MIGLLVLTPCLALMRHVDKDHRTDHPRGSHDRTPQPGIVIQPQRIDGMGGTHHHHHGHMGYGHQPKDAHSYPELNFGVGSKWIKNLTKDRVKKFTDGSFASLNLPALMFTHRIDDVDHVKLEVWSAPGRTKPTFEEAMKQDFKPAKKGQEFGPSWVRMTNHWWKITVKIPAEWEKYERVQFEFDPGCEAMIFTTSGVPLQGITGGFEGDRRVEFILDKTKREYSFVIESSCNGMFGISGIAPPDQNRYFTLASADLVVPNQDAWHLFWDFTTLREIIDTLPGNSPLQNMALRTANEIMNEFQVDDPDTIAKCRKIAENVFGVNWAKEGADVYQKRREGHGADREQVWGIGHCHIDTAWLWPYSVTQQKVARSWSTQVDLMNRYPEHHFTCSSAQQYKWLEQLYPSLFEEVKSKIKQGLFEPIGGAWVEHDGNMPSGEAFIRQMTFGQRFFQSRFGIRCRTGWLPDSFGLSGSIPQLMRSAGMQRFFTQKLSWNNVNVFPHSTFNWVGIDGTQILCHMTPVDTYTAQATTGDVRKAVTNHKNLESSDMGLLVFGNGDGGGGPLAKMLENLRRVRAAGNNSRELPLVNMGHTTEEFFDRLEKESGYGSALPNWHGELYLEFHRGTYTSHGSIKRGNRKSEILLRDVELVATLASLTAGYLYPKQRIDDSWEKLLLNQFHDVLPGSAIGMVYEDAEKLYSEITKECKSILEEAFDTLLVGSTPIDLNTPFEISTPGKVLAVNTTPFPRREVVQVPLRSSGGKSLRTAAVQITSDSQTGYVLMDARDGVGIAQPIGLFADVKPVSGKFRNDFILKNSTVCMTISKGRIVSLVDVQLDRELIAPGKTGGLIIFSDQPNYWDAWDVEIHHLEKFTQLEFNDVRILENGPVRASVEAQVKYGQSLITTTISLDAITSSLSPQSRSFIRFDAKVDWHQRHEILKFEIPLDIRGLEATYECQFGHVSRPTHRNTTWDTAKFEVCGHKYADFSEYGYGVALLSESKYGFAVTGNVLRVSLLRAATSPDAEQDQGEHSFSWAVLPHLGHFLESDVPQVAYTFNSPLHLRYVPDQGSDGYGAVSNLVHKPLFNVTGAPNVILETVKRGDDDDFSTNSKGERTIVLRLYEAFGGHARASLNVSKKLKVSKAAITNVLEDHIEDLKVDNSDDQVVSFPLKFRGFEVVTVKLTVSLNKAQHKSSSSGEGWVQV; from the exons ATGATTGGTTTGCTGGTCCTGACTCCTTG TTTAGCGCTGATGCGTCACGTGGACAAAGACCACCGCACGGACCATCCCCGCGGCTCACATGACCGAACGCCCCAGCCCGGTATTGTGATACAACCACAACGAATCGACGGCATGGGAGGaactcatcatcatcatcatggGCATATGGGTTATGGACACCAACCAAAGGACGCGCATTCATACCCGGAATTGAATTTCGGAGTTG GAAGTAAATGGATAAAAAACCTGACCAAGGATAGAGTCAAAAAGTTTACAG ATGGCAGCTTTGCTTCTCTCAACTTACCGGCTCTCATGTTTACTCACCGTATTGATGACGTTGACCATGTCAAGCTTGAAGTATGGTCAGCACCTGGGCGCACAAAGCCTACTTTTGAAGAGGCAATGAAGCAAGACTTCAAGCCGGCAAAGAAAGGGCAGGAATTTGGCCCCAGTT gggtaagaatg ACCAATCACTGGTGGAAAATCACGGTTAAAATTCCAGCAGAGTGGGAAAAGTACGAGCGTGTTCAGT TCGAGTTTGACCCTGGATGTGAGGCAATGATATTCACTACATCCGGTGTTCCTCTACAGGGGATCACCGGTGGCTTCGAAGGAGATCGCCGTGTCGAATTCATActggacaagaccaagcgCGAGTACAGCTTTGTCATCGAAAGCAGCTGCAACGGGATGTTCGGCATAAGTGGAATAGCCCCGCCAGAC CAAAATCGGTATTTTACTCTGGCGTCGGCGGACCTCGTCGTCCCCAATCAAGACGCATGGCACCTGTTTTGGGACTTTACTACACTGCGCGAAATCATCGACACACTTCCGGGCAATTCACCTCTTCAAAACATGGCCCTTAGGACTGCAAATGAGATTATGAACGAATTTCAAGTTGACGACCCG GACACTATTGCAAAGTGCCGCAAGATTGCTGAAAATGTGTTTGGGGTAAATTGGGCCAAAGAGGGTGCTGATGTATACCAAAAACGGCGAGAAGGGCACGGTGCTGACCGCGAACAAGTATGGGGAATTGGACATT GCCATATCGATACTGCATGGCTTTGGCCATACAGTGTTACTCAACAAAAAGTTGCGCGATCGTGGTCCACCCAGGTAGATTTAATGAATCGTTATCCGGAACATCACTTCACTTGTAGCTCGGCTCAGCAATACAAATGGCTTGAACAA TTGTACCCATCCTTGTtcgaagaggtcaagtccaAAATCAAACAGGGACTTTTTGAACCAATCGGTGGTGCCTGGGTGGAACACGATGGGAATATGCCTTCTGGGGAAGCGTTCATTCGACAAATGACTTTTGGCCAACGCTTCTTCCAGTCTCGATTCGGCATTCGCTGCCGAACTGGTTGGTTACCAGATTCATTTGGGCTTTCCGGCTCTATTCCTCAACTGATGAGGAGTGCCGGTATGCAAAGATTTTTCACTCAGAAACTAAGCTG GAACAATGT CAACGTTTTTCCACACTCAACGTTTAATTGGGTCGGAATTGATGGCACACAAATTTTGTGCCACATGACCCCAGTCG ATACATACACAGCCCAAGCGACAACCGGCGATGTACGCAAGGCAGTCACTAATCACAAG AATTTGGAGTCTTCAGATATGGGGTTGCTAGTCTTTGGAAATGGAGACGGTGGAGGGGGGCCGCTTGCCAAGATGCTTGAGAAT CTCCGCCGGGTGCGAGCGGCGGGAAACAACTCACGTGAACTGCCCCTCGTGAATATGGGACATACCACTGAGGAGTTCTTTGATCGTTTAGAAAAGGAGAGTGGTTATGGATCTGCACTCCCCAACTG GCATGGCGAGTTGTATCTGGAG TTCCATCGTGGGACGTACACATCGCATGGTTCCATCAAAAGAGGCAACCGTAAGTCGGAGATCCTTCTCCGCGACGTAGAG CTCGTTGCTACCCTTGCCTCACTTACGGCTGGATATCTATATCCAAAACAACGCATTGACGACTCATGGGAGAAACTATTGCTTAACCAATTCCACGATG TTCTTCCTGGATCGGCTATCGGCATGGTCTACGAAGATGCAGAGAAGTTGTATAGTGAAATCACGAAAGAATGCAAGTCGATTTTGGAAGAAGCTTTCGATACCCTCCTGGTTGGCTCAACACCCATCGATCTCAACACCCCGTTTGAAATCTCGACCCCAGGCAAAGTCCTCGCGGTTAACACAACCCCCTTCCCGCGTCGTGAGGTTGTTCAAGTCCCACTTCGTAGCTCCGGGGGCAAGAGCCTACGTACTGCTGCGGTCCAGATCACGTCTGACAGCCAGACTGGGTATGTCCTCATGGATGCTCGTGATGGGGTTGGCATTGCGCAGCCCATCGGACTATTTGCGGATGTGAAGCCGGTTTCAGGCAAGTTCCGGAA CGACTTTATTCTAAAGAATTCTACCGTTTGCATGACAATTTCTAAAGGAAGAATCGTTAGCCTTGTTGATGTTCAACTCGA CCGTGAGCTAATTGCGCCAGGCAAGACGGGTGGATTGATCATCTTTAGCGACCAACCTAATTACTGGG ATGCGTGGG ACGTTGAGATACACCACCTCGAGAAGTTCACACAGCTCGAGTTTAACGATGTTAGGATCTTGGAGAATGGTCCAGTTCGGGCATCGGTTGAAGCCCAAGTCAAATACGGACAGAGTCTTATCACAACCACA ATCTCGCTTGATGCAATTACTT CCTCGCTTTCTCCTCAATCCCGATCATTTATCCGTTTCGATGCCAAAGTTGACTGGCATCAACGCCACGAAATTTTAAAGT TCGAAATCCCGCTTGATATTCGTGGTTTGGAGGCTACTTACGAGTGCCAATTTGGGCATGTCTCCCGCCCAACCCATCGCAATACTACTTGGGATACGGCCAAGTTTGAA GTGTGTGGCCATAAG TACGCAGACTTTTCGGAGTATGGCTATGGTGTTGCTTTACTCTCTGAGAGCAAGTATGGATTTGCGGTTACCGGCAATGTTCTACGGGTTTCTCTTCTTCGAGCGGCTACTTCGCCAGACGCTGAACAAGACCAAGGCGAACATTCATTCAGCTGGGCTGTCCTACCTCACTTGGGACACTTTTTGGAATCGGATGTTCCGCAGGTCGCATATACCTTCAATTCTCCGCTCCATC TGCGATATGTTCCTGATCAAGGTTCAGATGGCTATGGAGCCGTGTCGAACTTGGTGCACAAGCCCTTGTTCAACGTTACCGGAGCTCCGAACGTGATCCTTGAGACTGTGAAACGCGGTGATGATGACGACTTTAGCACTAATTCCAAAGGGGAGCGGACGATTGTTCTTCGGTTGTATGAAGCATTCGGCGGCCACGCGCGGGCGTCGCTTAATGT CTCTAAGAAACTCAAAGTATCAAAAGCCGCTATCACCAACGTTCTCGAAGATCACATCGAAGATCTCAAGGTGGACAATTCGGATGACCAAGTTGTATCATTCCCACTCAAATTCCGAGGATTCGAGGTCGTCACAGTCAAGTTGACCGTGTCCCTCAACAAGGCACAACACAAGTC ATCATCTTCTGGTGAAGGATGGGTGCAAGTTTGA
- a CDS encoding cAMP-independent regulatory protein pac2 → MSGGVADLSYYCLYKDSSSQAIIIPTPLPVTAAPSSITVTMSRPVSALTPVIPRSRATHPNLHIRTAHDAHVVFEAVRRGLLPMITHRLSAADRDLLRSGEVFCWEEADYKGGLERWTDGRKWSQSRMREPFLFYTENVMMTPEEKEAKAARRARKPSDSRERSKAPQPFRRQDRPAKPDGLTKQTYSAWVTLPGTTTARKWHLTAYFTGNDYHGLPTVDQDPLLSQIIVPLNVYVTGKGLTRKSDRRPPSQDLDSESRLSPDLDQRSSVSSDCGVSPLTPSPISSFTQYRNSGSYLGKGSDPTTSPWSASSTLSLVSSTPPLPSPLHQPQSTPYAGYFSQGVPAHAPQSYPTGNRVLPPPSALASWRDDAEQINTSTPYSSQPSHNAYGNRSSIDQRAVSAFRIQL, encoded by the exons ATGAGCGGTGGCGTCGCAGATTTGTCCTATTACTGCTTGTATAAAGACTCGAGTTCGCAAGCAATCATCATCCCTACACCACTCCCCGTCACTGCCGCCCCCTCTTCAATTACCGTTACCATGTCGCGGCCAGTTTCAGCACTGACCCCTGTCATCCCTCGATCTCGTGCAACGCATCCCAACCTTC ACATCCGCACCGCTCACGATGCCCATGTTGTTTTTGAGGCAGTGAGACGTGGCCTCTTGCCCATGATCACACACCGTCTCAGTGCGGCCGATCGTGATTTGCTTCGCTCCGGAGAGGTCTTCTGTTGGGAGGAAGCAGATTACAAAGGAGGTCTCGAGAGATGGACGGACGGGCGGAAATG GAGCCAGTCCCGGATGCGCGAACCCTTCTTGTTCTACACCGAGAATGTCATGATGACTcctgaagaaaaggaagccAAGGCAGCGAGACG TGCCCGCAAGCCATCCGATTCTCGCGAGCGTAGCAAGGCTCCCCAGCCTTTCAGGCGACAGGATCGCCCTGCCAAACCAGATGGCCTTACAAAACAG ACTTATTCGGCTTGGGTCACCCTTCCTGGTACAACTACTGCTCGCAAATGGCACTTGACT GCATACTTCACTGGCAATGACTACCACGGCCTCCCGACTGTCGACCAGGATCCACTACTATCGCAAATAATCGTGCCACTGAACGTATACGTCACCGGCAAAGGGCTGACAAGGAAATCCGACAGACGGCCCCCATCGCAAGATCTGGATAGCGAATCTAGGTTGAGTCCGGATCTGGACCAACGAAGCTCGGTGTCGTCCGACTGCGGCGTGTCCCCGTTGACCCCCTCTCCCATATCATCCTTTACCCAGTATCGCAACAGTGGCTCGTACTTGGGCAAGGGAAGCGACCCAACGACTAGTCCATGGTCAGCATCGTCGACGCTATCTTTGGTCTCGAGTACTCCCCCATTGCCATCCCCCCTCCACCAACCACAGTCGACTCCATACGCTGGCTATTTCTCTCAGGGTGTTCCTGCGCATGCACCTCAATCATACCCTACAGGTAATCGCGTACTCCCTCCTCCCAGTGCATTAGCCTCCTGGAGGGATGATGCTGAACAGATCAACACCTCGACGCCCTACAGCAGCCAACCGTCGCATAATGCCTACGGCAACCGTTCCTCTATAGATCAACGTGCTGTCTCGGCTTTCCGAATTCAACTCTGA
- a CDS encoding collagen alpha-1(VII) chain: MASPSLQLPALNQPLGTPAAEWAQETVQAIDPNVSTGVVTDSSGNPTTNHAKSALEGTPGLGVHSNKTPAELLMQRSTIQPPVSGEPITRDARTLENTKVHTEPKPQCIPMHKATRRLTPTKARSRVLLELSSHFLLLSTRAFLPPRPLNSPEAGFEAQHSLVIPETSLYEDVSEALGTVGRAAFSALPSGVIGSLSNGNPQGETNGNADATQVQAPATSTEPKSGPSPPPRSASPGILSRAQGMLNGLLARPASPAAKLPSPDAPTTTGEAALVGGGAVADTANKLGDSIAANQDLGGHDPKGVKETEQAKLEREAAGNVISPESANTAARFMDAGIPTPDPNEPPKNPGVAGSVFPTVPHDGKKSKGKFGSTLSPDLDVQEAAKRSNQDFSIPIPALILEADAKSQSTSSSDRPQPTVTKVSDSGITGKLMDVKDIVAAPFAGSRASQEMARPTDLTSPSSPGNKKSPCANPEGIRTTANPHTAHTGLAPAREDAADRHVGGTPVIKTTTNNINTSSNANANANTGNVGPAVITGTDPKELPGTEHKGSGSASSIGHKGTSSSIGHKDPSSASTEGPNSIGIPIQGISSRGAGQGPIYAAEDGGLVQHPPSAAAASSSSPPGSPNKSVSRLWNRSRRSVDEGTTGTKSTKSRYTEEPSNGSESGSTPTSPSSSRFKVPLKDKIKGEIKIITGKVSRNESRIEQGIALKTGQDPTSPIHKH; this comes from the exons ATGGCTTCGCCTTCGCTGCAGCTCCCTGCACTCAACCAGCCATTGGGCACTCCCGCAGCCGAATGGGCTCAGGAAACAGTCCAAGCGATTGATCCGAATGTTTCCACTGGTGTTGTCACAGACTCGAGTGGAAATCCTACCACAAACCACGCCAAAAGCGCTCTGGAAGGCACCCCAGGCCTCGGTGTCCACTCAAACAAGACGCCTGCTGAACTCCTCATGCAGCGCTCTACGATCCAGCCCCCAGTCAGCGGTGAACCCATCACACGTGACGCGAGGACTCTGGAGAACACAAAGGTCCACACAGAGCCCAAGCCCCAGTGTATACCGATGCACAAGGCAACCCGACGACTAACCCCAACGAAAGCGCGCTCGCGGGTACTCCTGGAGCTGTCGAGCCACTTCCTTCTGCTGTCAACAAGAGCCTTCCTCCCACCCCGGCCCCTCAACTCCCCGGAGGCTGGATTCGAGGCCCAG CATTCCCTGGTTATTCCTGAAACCTCGCTCTACGAAGATGTATCAGAGGCACTCGGAACTGTCGGAAGAGCCGCTTTCTCCGCACTCCCATCGGGTGTTATTGGATCGCTGAGCAACGGGAACCCACAAGGCGAGACCAATGGAAATGCCGATGCCACTCAGGTCCAGGCCCCAGCCACATCGACCGAGCCCAAGTCTGGCCCGTCCCCGCCCCCGCGCTCGGCTTCACCCGGAATCCTGTCTCGTGCTCAAGGCATGCTCAACGGTCTCTTGG CTCGACCCGCGTCTCCAGCAGCCAAGCTCCCCTCCCCCGACGCCCCGACAACTACAGGTGAAGCTGCTCTCGTGGGCGGCGGAGCCGTGGCCGACACGGCAAACAAACTCGGAGACAGCATCGCCGCCAACCAAGATCTCGGAGGCCACGACCCCAAGGGCGTCAAAGAAACCGAACAGGCCAAACTCGAGCGAGAAGCCGCCGGAAATGTGATTTCGCCCGAGAGCGCGAATACAGCGGCCCGGTTCATGGATGCTGGAATCCCGACCCCG GACCCGAATGAGCCTCCCAAGAACCCGGGCGTTGCAGGCTCTGTGTTCCCGACTGTGCCACACGACGGTAAGAAGAGCAAGGGCAAATTCGGCTCGACTCTTTCCCCCGATTTGGACGTCCAAGAAGCTGCAAAGAGGTCCAACCAGGACTTTTCGATTCCGATCCCAGCGCTGATTCTCGAGGCAG ATGCCAAGTCTCAGTCGACTAGCAGCAGCGACAGGCCACAGCCTACGGTAACTAAAGTCTCTGACTCTGGCATCACGGGAAAGCTTATGGATGTCAAGGATATCGTTGCTGCTCCCTTTGCAGGTAGCCGCGCTTCCCAG GAAATGGCCAGGCCGACCGACCTGACATCTCCCAGCAGCCCAGGAAACAAGAAATCGCCAT GCGCCAACCCCGAGGGCATCCGCACGACTGCCAACCCGCACACTGCGCATACAGGGCTGGCTCCGGCCAGGGAAGACGCCGCGGACCGTCATGTTGGCGGAACACCCGTGATCAAGACTACTACCAATAACATCAACACCAGCTCCAACGCCAACGCCAACGCCAATACTGGCAACGTCGGCCCGGCTGTTATTACCGGTACCGACCCCAAGGAACTCCCCGGGACCGAGCACAAGGGTTCCGGATCCGCTTCGAGCATCGGACACAAGGGGACCAGTTCGAGTATCGGGCACAAGGACCCGTCGAGCGCCAGTACCGAAGGACCCAACTCGATCGGTATCCCGATTCAAGGAATTAGCAGCCGCGGAGCCGGTCAGGGCCCGATCTACGCTGCCGAAGATGGCGGACTCGTCCAGCACCCTCCTTCTGCAGCTGCTGCCTCTTCGTCGTCGCCCCCCGGAAGTCCGAACAAGAGTGTGTCGAGACTGTGGAATCGGAGTCGCCGGTCAGTCGACGAGGGTACGACCGGGACCAAGTCGACCAAGAGCCGGTATACCGAG GAACCTTCGAATGGGTCCGAGTCGGGGTCTACGCCTACCAGTCCGTCGTCTAGTCGCTTCAAGGTTCCGTTGAAGGATAAGATCAAAG
- a CDS encoding AGC/DMPK/GEK protein kinase, producing MGRTSWRERWSTLRKILVKPSTLSARSGDEDDVIGAQLDIGGHSRDVADARFGDKDLVSQGGLPGGQFGEIDVALCRLDNSLYVRKAQPRRQALQATRERDVLLRARRTGSVWSPHLLCAFKEGVGCGYPSGEGPLTYTLVMSYVPGGTLEDVLESCTVGGLAEADVRWWFSQAVCAIGWLHEQGWAHRDIKPSNLAITSTKHLQLLDFGCAAPLSPSTSPKSGFPPHRVLPYDDCLVPCGTCDYLSPEILIWHEDALARVRKGYEDDEEEEEEDSWAQDFTEDVRIAMTRLKFRRIRPETDWWSLGAMIYELAYGEAPFFAPDVATTYKKVLAHKKNLKFSTGVVSNGLELVLGRLLTDAEQRLGRQSTKDIRDHVYFKDVDWENLHTLANTQGAGGSRRGTINDSRRLTLRPGTKADEDEDSGEDLGSFSWGPPADAFDHEENTIEPGDVAEDPTPFRQPLFGLPSATPLRQTSATPFRKPLTTPFQHKNPAVTPFRQGSATPFHPNAGSHKQVAATPFRQPAATPFRQPMQGPDQTYRSSAHLFKTPVRPGILPYNSGTAGLSTGNGAGSETAPGTGTARRTRAVTEAEALRQVLESARKRVYLGSEDSKGTQSILEASGRSLYAQDETQNLPSRSNLDPSSIYEDQSESRSSRMVRPALYPIMIPMPDTSMSSSDGAAGPISPSPSPRPGSALSRRSTTPSALLSLGGITPSAMYSRSGSKLSFRANTPTWGQGLRRDESEEDILDEKERRELDRERRERAEKHRRSILDKERERSRREELARLERQKEKGKGREEDPQEQKANDESGRQLKRQSSRIGRTSELQSEDLEAKSSRPSSLERPQTADRSDLERQAQAKLEHERQRLEKKKEARRREESLKHDQQVEAARAHELALAEQMARQDNAKRPHGSHQRVHSYGGQETPAIRVDPSEAQPKQARQPKTTGPTQLVKSVDLILDSTKTTQEPQPSSKERAQKGGGSEPEGSGSGAQRLVPSVRARTRSHEPLRSSSAVEGSRPASRLTLQSVSERQQVLTQDLDALQERINEALRMFQSGQS from the exons ATGGGCCGTACAAGTTGGAGAGAACGCTGGTCAACTCTCCGTAAGATCCTAGTCAAACCATCGACACTTTCAGCACGATCTGGAGACGAAGATGATGTTATTGGCGCTCAACTTGATATAGGCGGTCATTCGCGAG ATGTCGCAGATGCAAGATTCGGTGATAAAGATCTAGTGTCACAAGGTGGACTTCCTGGAGGCCAGTTTGGTGAG ATCGACGTCGCATTGTGTCGTTTGGATAACTCCCTTTATGTTCGAAAAGCACAACCCAGAAGACAAGCACTCCAGGCAACCCGGGAACGCGATGTCCTGCTCCGTGCACGACGCACTGGTAGCGTATGGTCACCTCATCTTCTCTGTGCTTTCAAAGAGGGGGTGGGATGTGGATATCCCTCTGGCGAAGGACCATTGACTTATACGCTCGTTATGTCGTACGTTCCTGGCGGCACGCTCGAGGATGTTCTGGAAAGTTGTACCGTCGGAGGGTTGGCGGAAGCGGATGTACGTTGGTGGTTCTCTCAAGCAGTTTGTGCTATTGGCTGGCTCCATGAACAAGGCTGGGCGCACAG GGACATAAAACCTTCAAACCTGGCTATCACTTCGACTAAGCATCTCCAGTTACTTGACTTTGGATGTGCTGCTCCACTTTCTCCATCTACCTCTCCAAAGTCTGGGTTTCCTCCCCACCGTGTCCTTCCTTACGACGATTGTTTGGTCCCTTGTGGTACATGTGACTACCTCTCCCCAGAAATTCTGATATGGCACGAGGACGCATTGGCGCGAGTCCGTAAAGGGTACGAagacgacgaagaggaagaagaggaagacagCTGGGCACAAGATTTTACGGAAGATGTTAGAA TCGCGATGACTCGTCTGAAATTCAGGAGGATACGGCCGGAGACGGATTGGTGGAGTCTTGGAGCAATGATTTACGAACTCGCGTATGGTGAGGCTCCCTTCTTTGCTCCAGATGTGGCGACAACCTACAAGAAAGTTTTGGCCCACAAG AAAAATCTCAAGTTTTCGACAGGCGTGGTGTCGAATGGACTGGAACTTGTACTAGGCAG GCTTTTAACCGATGCCGAACAAAGACTCGGGAGGCAATCCACTAAAGATATTCGAGATCACGTGTACTTCAAGGACGTAGACTGGGAGAATCTGCATACGC TGGCAAATACTCAAGGAGCGGGTGGAAGCAGGCGAGGGACTATCAATGACAGCCGAAGGCTAACGCTACGACCGGGAACCAAAGcggacgaagacgaagactCTGGAGAGGACCTAGGCAGCTttagttggggtcctccaGCCGATGCATTCGACCACGAAGAGAACACGATTGAACCCGGCGATGTAGCAGAAGAT CCCACGCCATTCCGACAACCATTGTTCGGTCTTCCTTCGGCCACGCCTTTGCGCCAAACCTCTGCTACTCCCTTCCGGAAGCCTTTGACTACCCCCTTCCAACACAAAAACCCAGCGGTTACCCCATTCAGGCAGGGGTCTGCTACACCTTTCCATCCCAACGCGGGCTCGCATAAACAAGTCGCCGCCACCCCGTTTCGCCAACCTGCTGCCACGCCCTTTCGCCAACCCATGCAAGGACCGGATCAAACCTACCGAAGCTCCGCGCACCTCTTCAAGACCCCTGTTCGACCGGGCATACTTCCGTACAACTCTGGTACAGCTGGACTCAGCACTGGGAATGGGGCAGGAAGCGAAACAGCCCCTGGCACTGGGACCGCTCGTCGGACTCGAGCAGTTACCGAGGCCGAGGCGCTTCGACAAGTGCTCGAATCCGCGAGGAAGAGGGTCTATCTTGGGAGCGAAGACAGCAAGGGCACACAATCTATTCTCGAAGCGAGCGGCAGGAGCCTTTACGCTCAAGACGAAACGCAGAATCTTCCTTCGCGAAGTAACCTAGACCCCAGCTCTATTTACGAAGACCAAAGCGAAAGCCGGTCTTCCAGGATGGTCAGGCCGGCCCTATACCCTATCATGATTCCCATGCCGGATACGTCCATGAGCTCGTCGGATGGCGCTGCTGGACCGATAAGCCCTAGCCCTAGTCCCCGGCCGGGAAGTGCACTGTCCCGACGTTCAACGACTCCGAGCGCGTTGTTGTCGTTGGGCGGCATAACACCTAGCGCTATGTATAGTCGGTCGGGTTCAAAGCTAAGCTTTCGTGCCAATACCCCCACGTGGGGGCAGGGACTAAGGCGAGACGAGAGCGAGGAAGACATATTAGACGAAAAGGAACGAAGGGAACTGGATCGAGAACGGAGGGAGAGGGCCGAGAAACACCGGAGATCCATCCTGGATAAAGAGCGGGAACGGTCGAGGAGGGAAGAACTGGCAAGACTGGAGCGTCAAAAAGAGAAGGGAAAAGGACGCGAGGAGGACCCACAGGAACAGAAAGCCAACGACGAGTCTGGGAGACAGCTAAAGCGGCAATCAAGTCGGATAGGAAGAACGTCAGAACTTCAGAGCGAGGATTTGGAGGCTAAAAGCTCCCGGCCATCCAGCCTGGAAAGACCTCAAACAGCCGACAGATCAGATTTGGAACGACAGGCCCAGGCCAAACTCGAGCATGAGCGTCAACGACTTGAGAAGAAAAAGGAAGCGCGCAGGAGGGAGGAATCCCTGAAACACGACCAGCAAGTGGAGGCTGCTCGCGCACACGAACTTGCACTGGCCGAACAGATGGCCCGACAAGATAATGCGAAGCGACCGCATGGATCTCACCAACGTGTGCACTCGTACGGGGGACAAGAGACACCCGCCATTCGCGTCGATCCAAGCGAGGCTCAGCCCAAACAGGCGCGTCAGCCCAAAACTACCGGGCCCACCCAGCTCG TAAAGAGCGTCGATCTGATTTTGGATAGCACCAAGACAACTCAGGAACCACAGCCAAGTTCAAAAGAGCGTGCGCAAAAGGGGGGAGGTTCAGAGCCTGAAGGATCCGGATCCGGAGCGCAGAGGCTAGTCCCGTCGGTACGAGCCAGGACCCGATCGCACGAACCGCTCAGGTCTTCGTCCGCCGTCGAGGGATCGCGACCAGCGTCACGACTTACGCTGCAAAGTGTTTCCGAGCGCCAACAAGTCCTAACCCAGGACTTGGACGCGCTGCAGGAACGGATCAACGAAGCCCTGCGTATGTTCCAGTCTGGACAGAGCTAG